The Mycolicibacterium mageritense genome contains a region encoding:
- a CDS encoding phosphodiesterase, with protein MLTTGSLERTAPAGDGLPVETTHDVVARLSKGLGLPGAVPDIIGLAVRLPPQQSAATPWDILLASAGTGPAGRVVGVRPALRWSGQPLSSVMPVRYHNRNWWISARMVDDINGFGVPLADVRDRLRDSGVRFDIDQACGAQPFRPLARLTLRGVVPSDAAHDVAFDPVLHVAPGVRPAPQWLASLRAHAYDRSRRGRHAG; from the coding sequence GTGCTGACAACGGGCTCCCTTGAACGGACTGCACCCGCGGGCGACGGTCTGCCCGTCGAAACCACTCACGACGTGGTGGCTCGGCTGTCCAAAGGGCTCGGCCTGCCGGGCGCGGTGCCTGACATCATCGGACTCGCCGTGCGGTTGCCACCGCAGCAGTCCGCCGCGACGCCGTGGGACATCCTGCTTGCGTCTGCCGGTACCGGCCCAGCCGGCCGTGTCGTCGGCGTGCGGCCCGCGCTTCGGTGGTCCGGCCAGCCGCTTTCCAGCGTGATGCCGGTGCGGTACCACAACCGAAATTGGTGGATCAGCGCGCGAATGGTCGACGACATCAACGGCTTTGGTGTACCGCTCGCCGATGTGCGAGATCGGTTGCGCGACAGCGGTGTGCGGTTCGACATCGATCAAGCCTGTGGCGCGCAACCGTTTCGGCCCTTGGCCCGGCTGACTCTGCGCGGCGTCGTACCGTCCGATGCGGCACACGACGTGGCGTTCGACCCGGTCTTGCACGTCGCACCCGGAGTGCGGCCGGCGCCACAGTGGCTGGCTTCGTTGCGCGCGCACGCCTACGACCGCAGCCGGCGTGGCCGTCATGCCGGGTGA
- a CDS encoding hemerythrin domain-containing protein: MDALAFLRSDHESVLGMLEVLEGAPRGEGATASGLKTMVTNLIIAESQHEAIEEQLFWPAVRQALDDGDELADRAIDQEEAGKKLLQRLEDGEPGQADYHDALDEFIKAGREHITYEQEVVWPRFSAAVSAGDLDKLGAELEAAKKLAPTRPHPGTPSSQGAQMTMGMGAAIIDHVRDAVSGRDDKNPPDPPDQ, translated from the coding sequence ATGGATGCACTGGCATTTCTGCGCAGCGACCACGAGAGCGTGTTGGGCATGCTCGAAGTGCTCGAAGGCGCGCCGCGTGGCGAAGGCGCCACCGCAAGCGGCCTCAAAACGATGGTGACCAACTTGATCATCGCGGAATCCCAACACGAGGCAATCGAAGAGCAGCTGTTCTGGCCGGCCGTACGGCAGGCCCTCGATGACGGCGACGAACTCGCCGATCGGGCGATCGACCAGGAGGAGGCCGGCAAGAAGCTGCTGCAGCGCCTCGAGGACGGCGAGCCGGGCCAGGCCGATTACCACGATGCCCTCGACGAGTTCATCAAGGCAGGCCGAGAACACATCACATACGAGCAAGAGGTGGTGTGGCCGCGGTTCTCGGCCGCTGTGAGCGCCGGTGACCTGGACAAGCTGGGCGCCGAGCTTGAGGCGGCCAAGAAGCTGGCGCCCACCCGCCCGCATCCCGGCACGCCGTCGAGTCAGGGCGCCCAGATGACCATGGGCATGGGCGCGGCGATCATCGACCACGTCCGCGACGCGGTGAGCGGACGTGACGACAAGAACCCACCGGATCCGCCCGATCAGTAA
- a CDS encoding manganese catalase family protein, with the protein MFIHNKDLQFEVRVSQPDPRFATILQEQFGGANGELKAAMQYFTQAFVLRQKNPKMYDLFMDIATEELSHLEMVGATITMLLDGLNDDLKLANERCDWMPAVASPEGREEAIHQVAVNPLYFALTGGGPDVSNSAGVPWSGAYVNSNGDPSVDLRSNLAAESRAKIVYEYLKQFTDDPGVQDTLTFLMTREVAHYQQFTAALNELPVNFPPGTLAGDDRFQNVAFNMSNGKGDVRGPWNQGQGPWPDGMKWKYVKSPADDWLGSSMRENKGVENNPDGEPAVHSEKPFTHEQHTATT; encoded by the coding sequence ATGTTCATCCACAACAAAGACCTGCAATTCGAAGTCCGGGTGAGCCAACCCGACCCACGATTCGCGACCATCCTGCAAGAGCAGTTCGGCGGCGCGAACGGCGAACTCAAGGCGGCGATGCAGTACTTCACGCAGGCGTTTGTGCTGCGTCAGAAGAACCCCAAGATGTACGACCTCTTCATGGACATCGCGACCGAGGAGCTGAGCCATCTGGAGATGGTCGGAGCGACGATCACGATGCTGCTCGACGGTCTGAACGACGATCTCAAGTTGGCGAACGAGCGCTGTGACTGGATGCCGGCGGTGGCGAGCCCCGAAGGCCGTGAAGAGGCCATCCACCAGGTTGCCGTCAATCCCTTGTACTTTGCGCTCACGGGCGGCGGCCCCGATGTCAGCAACTCGGCCGGCGTGCCGTGGTCGGGTGCATACGTGAACTCCAACGGAGATCCGTCGGTGGATCTGCGCAGCAACTTGGCCGCCGAGTCGCGGGCCAAGATCGTCTACGAGTACCTCAAGCAGTTCACCGACGATCCGGGTGTTCAGGACACGCTCACCTTCCTCATGACCCGCGAGGTCGCGCACTACCAGCAGTTCACGGCGGCGCTCAACGAACTGCCGGTGAACTTCCCGCCCGGCACGCTGGCAGGCGACGACCGCTTCCAGAACGTCGCGTTCAACATGTCCAACGGCAAAGGCGATGTCCGCGGACCGTGGAATCAAGGGCAGGGACCGTGGCCCGACGGGATGAAATGGAAGTACGTGAAGTCTCCTGCCGACGATTGGCTCGGCAGCTCGATGCGCGAGAACAAGGGCGTCGAGAACAATCCCGACGGTGAACCCGCGGTTCACAGCGAAAAGCCGTTCACTCACGAACAGCACACAGCCACAACGTAA
- a CDS encoding SRPBCC family protein: MAHVEATALVDRNIDELWREIGPFHAVAEWHPMLARVEGSGDEIGALRAAETRDNQHQVERLIALNPEDHRYRYEIMSTDMPVDHYVGDFSARPEDGQHSTVIWSADFEVTAGDETEVASVVRRFLAAGVENLARRYV; the protein is encoded by the coding sequence ATGGCACACGTAGAGGCGACCGCACTGGTGGATCGCAACATCGACGAATTGTGGCGCGAGATCGGGCCGTTTCACGCCGTGGCCGAGTGGCACCCGATGCTGGCACGAGTGGAAGGAAGCGGTGATGAGATCGGTGCGCTCCGGGCGGCCGAAACACGCGACAACCAACACCAGGTTGAGCGGCTCATCGCGCTGAATCCCGAAGACCATCGATATCGGTACGAGATCATGTCCACCGACATGCCCGTCGACCACTATGTCGGTGACTTCAGCGCCCGTCCTGAGGACGGGCAACACAGCACCGTCATCTGGTCCGCGGACTTCGAGGTGACCGCAGGCGATGAGACGGAAGTGGCGAGCGTGGTCCGCCGCTTCCTTGCCGCCGGAGTCGAGAACCTGGCGCGCCGTTACGTGTGA
- a CDS encoding DUF3040 domain-containing protein — MPVSGNPKDDGFDAQRVTGMMAAEGEKMPLSDYEKHLLADIERELQSDDPKLAQHLRAPYRVAVRRMKAAALIVSGLAAMVAAMIVVPTMIAALLTASVLGYLLMLAGAVYLVTGPGKPSLLPEGISAHRVWTRRRGEPTANG; from the coding sequence ATGCCCGTGTCAGGGAATCCCAAAGACGATGGATTCGACGCCCAGCGGGTCACCGGCATGATGGCGGCGGAAGGAGAGAAGATGCCGCTCTCCGATTATGAAAAGCACCTGCTCGCGGACATCGAGCGGGAACTGCAGAGTGACGATCCGAAACTCGCTCAGCACCTACGGGCTCCGTACCGGGTCGCGGTTCGGCGGATGAAGGCGGCGGCCCTCATCGTGAGCGGGCTGGCCGCCATGGTCGCTGCGATGATCGTTGTGCCCACCATGATCGCCGCGCTGTTGACGGCATCCGTGCTGGGCTACTTGTTGATGCTCGCCGGCGCGGTCTATCTCGTGACCGGACCGGGCAAACCGTCGCTCTTGCCCGAGGGGATCTCGGCCCACAGAGTGTGGACACGGCGAAGAGGCGAGCCGACAGCGAACGGCTGA
- a CDS encoding Maf family protein: protein MTRVVLGSASSGRLGVLRQAGVDPVVVVSGVDEDAVIAAVGDAPPEQVVGALAAAKADDVVTRLPAAIAEDCVVIGCDSMLYLDGALCGKPGTVDAARRQWRAMAGQSAQLHTGHALVTVRNRDVVSRKVESAVTTVHFAKPSAADLEAYLDSGEPLGVAGGFTLDGLGSWFVERIDGDPSNVIGLSLPLLRRMLAAAGVSVAELWEHSAPSR from the coding sequence ATGACCCGAGTCGTCCTGGGTTCGGCATCGTCGGGCCGGCTGGGTGTGCTGCGGCAGGCCGGGGTCGACCCGGTGGTCGTGGTGTCCGGCGTCGACGAGGACGCCGTCATCGCGGCTGTGGGCGACGCACCACCCGAGCAGGTGGTCGGTGCCCTGGCCGCTGCCAAGGCCGACGATGTGGTGACACGTCTGCCTGCGGCCATCGCGGAGGACTGCGTCGTCATCGGTTGCGATTCCATGCTGTATCTCGATGGTGCGCTGTGCGGTAAGCCCGGAACCGTCGATGCGGCGCGACGCCAGTGGCGGGCGATGGCCGGACAGTCCGCCCAGTTGCACACCGGGCACGCCCTGGTCACCGTGCGCAACCGCGACGTCGTCTCCCGCAAAGTCGAATCAGCGGTCACCACAGTGCATTTTGCCAAGCCATCGGCCGCCGATCTGGAGGCGTACCTGGACAGCGGCGAACCGCTGGGCGTGGCGGGCGGTTTCACTCTCGACGGGCTCGGCAGTTGGTTCGTCGAGCGCATCGACGGCGACCCGTCGAACGTCATCGGGCTGAGCCTGCCGCTGCTGCGCCGCATGCTGGCCGCGGCGGGGGTGTCGGTCGCCGAGCTCTGGGAACACAGCGCGCCGTCGCGATAG
- a CDS encoding acyl-CoA carboxylase subunit epsilon encodes MSGANDSAAVSANEAAAEAQADHEAHIKVLSGNPTDEDMAALMAVLGAAGGGAEPVKRDRNLWGHPVDKLRYAIFSWQRVTLLERTHIRR; translated from the coding sequence GTGAGCGGGGCGAACGATTCAGCTGCTGTGAGCGCGAACGAGGCGGCCGCGGAAGCCCAGGCTGACCACGAGGCCCACATCAAGGTGCTGAGCGGTAACCCGACCGACGAGGACATGGCCGCGCTGATGGCTGTGCTGGGCGCGGCCGGCGGCGGCGCCGAGCCGGTCAAGCGGGACCGCAACCTGTGGGGCCACCCGGTCGACAAGCTGCGCTATGCGATCTTCAGCTGGCAGCGGGTGACGTTGTTGGAGCGGACCCACATCCGGCGCTGA
- a CDS encoding acyl-CoA carboxylase subunit beta, whose product MTSVTEPPEARADHQVDIHTTAGKLADLKRRTEETLHPVGEAAVEKVHAKGKLTARERIYALLDEGSFVELDALAKHRSTNFGLDQNRPLGDGVVTGYGTIDGRDVCIFSQDATVFGGSLGEVYGEKIVKVQELAIKTGRPLIGINDGAGARIQEGVVSLGLYSQIFRNNILASGVIPQISLIMGAAAGGHVYSPALTDFIVMVDQTSQMFITGPDVIKTVTGEDVTMEELGGAHTHESKSGTAHYVASGEQDAFDYVRDLLSYLPPNNYAEPPHYPAPAPEGAIEDNLTEEDLELDTLIPDSPNQPYDMHEVISRILDDDEFLEVQAGYAQNIIIGFGRVEGRPVGIVANQPTQFAGCLDINASEKAARFVRTCDCFNIPIVMLVDVPGFLPGTDQEYNGIIRRGAKLLYAYGEATVAKITVITRKAYGGAYCVMGSKDMGCDVNVAWPTAQIAVMGASGAVGFVYRSDLKKAAQEGQDVDALRLELQQTYEDTLVNPYIAAERGYVDAVIPPSHTRGYIGTALRLLERKIVQTPPKKHGNIPL is encoded by the coding sequence ATGACGAGCGTTACCGAGCCGCCAGAAGCGCGAGCCGATCATCAGGTGGACATCCACACCACGGCAGGCAAGCTGGCCGACCTGAAGAGGCGCACCGAGGAAACGCTGCATCCGGTCGGTGAAGCCGCCGTCGAGAAGGTGCACGCCAAGGGCAAGCTGACCGCGCGCGAGCGCATCTACGCCCTGCTCGACGAGGGTTCGTTCGTCGAACTGGACGCGCTGGCCAAGCACCGCAGCACCAACTTCGGGCTCGATCAGAACCGCCCGCTCGGCGACGGCGTGGTCACGGGTTACGGCACCATCGACGGCCGCGACGTGTGCATCTTCAGCCAGGACGCGACCGTGTTCGGTGGCAGCCTCGGCGAGGTGTACGGCGAGAAGATCGTCAAGGTGCAGGAGCTGGCCATCAAGACCGGCCGGCCGCTGATCGGCATCAACGACGGCGCGGGCGCCCGGATCCAGGAGGGCGTCGTCTCCCTGGGTCTGTACAGCCAGATCTTCCGCAACAACATCCTGGCCTCGGGTGTCATCCCGCAGATCTCGCTGATCATGGGTGCCGCGGCCGGTGGCCACGTGTACTCCCCCGCGCTGACCGACTTCATCGTCATGGTCGACCAGACCAGCCAGATGTTCATCACCGGGCCCGACGTCATCAAGACCGTCACCGGCGAGGACGTCACCATGGAGGAGCTGGGCGGCGCGCACACCCACGAGTCCAAGTCCGGCACCGCGCACTACGTCGCGTCGGGCGAGCAGGACGCCTTCGACTACGTCCGCGACCTGCTGAGCTACCTGCCGCCGAACAACTACGCCGAGCCGCCGCACTACCCGGCACCGGCCCCCGAGGGCGCCATCGAGGACAACCTCACCGAGGAAGACCTCGAGCTCGACACCCTGATCCCGGATTCGCCGAACCAGCCGTACGACATGCACGAGGTCATTTCGCGGATCCTCGATGACGACGAGTTCCTCGAGGTCCAGGCCGGCTACGCGCAGAACATCATCATCGGGTTCGGCCGCGTCGAGGGCCGCCCGGTCGGCATCGTCGCCAACCAGCCCACCCAGTTCGCGGGCTGCCTGGACATCAACGCCTCCGAGAAGGCCGCGCGGTTCGTCCGCACGTGCGACTGCTTCAACATCCCGATCGTGATGCTGGTCGACGTTCCGGGCTTCCTGCCCGGCACCGACCAGGAGTACAACGGCATCATCCGCCGCGGCGCCAAGCTGCTCTACGCCTACGGCGAGGCCACGGTCGCCAAGATCACCGTCATCACCCGCAAGGCTTACGGCGGCGCGTACTGCGTCATGGGGTCCAAGGACATGGGCTGTGACGTCAACGTGGCGTGGCCCACGGCGCAGATCGCGGTCATGGGCGCCTCGGGTGCGGTCGGCTTCGTGTACCGCTCCGATCTGAAGAAGGCGGCCCAGGAAGGCCAGGATGTCGACGCGCTGCGCCTCGAACTGCAGCAGACCTACGAGGACACCCTGGTGAACCCGTACATCGCCGCCGAGCGCGGTTACGTCGACGCGGTCATCCCGCCGTCGCACACGCGCGGCTACATCGGTACCGCGCTGCGGCTGCTGGAGCGCAAGATCGTGCAGACGCCGCCGAAGAAGCATGGGAACATTCCACTGTGA
- a CDS encoding PucR family transcriptional regulator, whose protein sequence is MTTDPVRLSNLGSDPASVLRLVAHFDALEEQEANADAVVRTAALMAEGPVGARWPGGTVIRYDASGRLDTAEDRAPEPPRPDETVVWVERAGSAHPLDAVLVDRLRHVLRRVAQRTGVSGTPHLGDPALVEVVLSGKEHREDRARAIRLLGLDETRPTCVLAASGHSPTDTLRIVTGELPGLAVRSAVIGSATAIVCQGLFDTREISDRLERVIVEQFPVAVNVGTASGPWVGIGSGGNVFGASTSWHEALRALRFASSTGYGRRAVAYERLSSLELLADLPMDRVRRNRDVARINEIASSPTGALEVQTMEAFFVFGSLRRTAAELHVHHSTVAARLAHVQAQMGWDLDDPMDRFLATLVLMVRRIALSSAELADADLL, encoded by the coding sequence ATGACCACCGACCCGGTTCGGCTCTCGAATCTGGGCTCCGACCCCGCTTCGGTGCTGCGACTCGTCGCGCACTTCGACGCACTCGAGGAGCAGGAGGCCAACGCCGACGCCGTGGTTCGCACGGCGGCACTGATGGCCGAAGGCCCCGTCGGCGCCCGCTGGCCGGGCGGCACCGTCATCCGCTACGACGCGTCCGGACGCCTCGACACGGCCGAGGACCGCGCCCCCGAGCCGCCGCGGCCGGACGAGACGGTCGTCTGGGTCGAACGCGCCGGATCCGCGCATCCACTGGACGCGGTGCTGGTCGACCGGCTGCGCCACGTGCTGCGACGCGTCGCGCAGCGCACCGGGGTCAGTGGGACGCCGCATCTGGGCGATCCCGCGTTGGTGGAGGTCGTGCTGTCGGGCAAGGAGCACCGCGAAGACCGGGCGCGCGCCATCCGGCTGCTGGGGCTCGACGAGACCAGGCCGACGTGCGTGCTGGCCGCGTCCGGGCATTCGCCGACGGACACGTTGCGCATCGTCACCGGGGAGCTGCCCGGGCTGGCCGTGCGTTCGGCGGTGATCGGCAGTGCGACAGCCATTGTGTGCCAAGGGTTGTTCGACACCAGGGAGATCTCCGATCGGCTGGAGCGCGTCATCGTCGAACAGTTCCCGGTGGCCGTCAACGTGGGCACGGCGTCGGGCCCGTGGGTTGGAATCGGCTCTGGCGGTAACGTTTTCGGCGCATCGACGTCATGGCACGAGGCGCTGCGGGCGTTGCGGTTCGCGTCGTCGACCGGATACGGCAGGCGCGCGGTGGCCTACGAGCGGCTGAGCTCGCTGGAGCTGCTGGCGGACCTGCCGATGGACCGCGTGCGCCGCAACCGGGACGTGGCGCGCATCAACGAGATTGCGTCGTCGCCGACCGGCGCGCTGGAAGTGCAGACCATGGAGGCGTTCTTCGTGTTCGGGTCGCTGCGGCGGACCGCGGCCGAGCTGCATGTCCACCACAGCACGGTGGCTGCGCGGCTTGCGCACGTGCAAGCCCAGATGGGCTGGGATCTCGACGATCCCATGGATCGATTCCTCGCGACACTTGTGCTCATGGTCCGGCGGATCGCGCTGTCGTCGGCCGAACTCGCCGACGCGGACCTGTTGTAG
- a CDS encoding nuclear transport factor 2 family protein: protein MAIIDPTRTWVPVEERLAATTNERHRQVLGIVLEHMKAEAEPDMDRLMATLSPNPDYHFWYANADMGPKTTEGVRAYYEAFVASGANHLVFEIDRLAVDDDLVMTEGWMKMIYPGAAAQAIGVEVEDPDGDYLLVFRQLINWPIDADGLIIGEDAYQTGPVSVTKLSPQDLPQAYLDQKRAAAQAHA, encoded by the coding sequence ATGGCCATCATCGACCCGACCAGGACTTGGGTTCCCGTGGAGGAGCGTCTCGCCGCCACCACCAATGAGCGGCACCGTCAGGTGCTCGGCATCGTTCTCGAGCACATGAAAGCCGAGGCTGAGCCCGACATGGACCGGCTCATGGCGACGCTGAGTCCCAATCCGGACTACCACTTCTGGTACGCCAACGCCGATATGGGCCCCAAGACCACCGAGGGGGTGCGCGCCTACTACGAGGCATTCGTGGCCAGCGGTGCCAACCACCTCGTTTTCGAGATCGATCGCCTTGCCGTCGACGATGATCTGGTGATGACCGAAGGCTGGATGAAGATGATCTATCCGGGCGCGGCCGCCCAGGCGATCGGCGTGGAGGTCGAGGATCCGGACGGCGACTACCTGCTGGTGTTCCGTCAGCTCATCAACTGGCCGATCGATGCCGACGGCCTGATCATCGGTGAGGACGCCTATCAGACCGGCCCGGTCAGCGTGACGAAGCTGAGCCCGCAAGACCTGCCGCAGGCCTACCTCGACCAGAAGCGCGCCGCCGCCCAAGCCCATGCCTGA
- a CDS encoding AMP-binding protein gives MPDRTDIAAMLLDRVGDEHLGLRTRDRDWTWDEVVTESAARGALAQELRQDTPFHIGVLLDNVPDFLFWLGGAALVGATIVGINPTRGAAELAAEIRLADCQLIVTDSAGAARLRNLDLGLGPDRILKIDDPEYTAALDALRPEPAIAPGVDADSLLLLLFTSGTTGTSKAVRCSQGRLARIAYAAGEKFGHVREDVEYCCMPLFHGNAIMALWAPALSVGATVCVTPSFSASGFLPDVRYFGATFFTYVGKALGYLMATEERPDDADNPLVRGFGTEASPDDQNEFRRRFGAELFEGYGSSEGGGAVALDPDAPPAALGRPAHAGVVIVDPETMKDCAPAVFDEHGRLVNPDEAVGEIVDKFGTRSFEGYYNNDEANAERIRNGWYWTGDLGYVDQQGFIYFAGRRGDWIRVDGENTSALTIERVLRRHPDVVAAGVYAVPDPRSGDQVMAAIEVVEPETFDAAGFVEFLAEQDDLGAKGIPRFLRVSKNLPVTGSNKVLKRELQQQRWHTDELVYRWVGRGAPVYQAMDDDARRALDGEFAQYGRQHHL, from the coding sequence ATGCCTGATCGGACCGACATCGCGGCCATGCTGCTCGACCGCGTAGGCGACGAGCACCTCGGCCTGCGAACCCGCGACCGAGACTGGACGTGGGACGAGGTGGTCACCGAATCCGCGGCCCGCGGTGCGCTGGCTCAGGAGTTGCGGCAGGACACGCCATTCCACATCGGCGTGCTGTTGGACAACGTGCCCGATTTCCTGTTCTGGCTCGGTGGTGCAGCGCTCGTCGGCGCCACGATCGTCGGGATCAACCCGACGCGCGGCGCCGCCGAGCTGGCAGCCGAAATCCGCCTCGCCGATTGCCAATTGATCGTCACCGACAGCGCGGGCGCGGCACGATTGCGCAACCTCGACCTCGGGCTGGGCCCCGACCGGATCCTCAAGATCGACGACCCCGAGTACACCGCGGCGCTGGACGCGCTTCGGCCTGAGCCCGCCATCGCACCCGGCGTGGACGCGGACTCGTTGCTGTTGCTGCTGTTCACCTCAGGCACCACCGGAACCTCCAAGGCGGTCAGGTGCAGCCAGGGCCGGCTCGCCCGGATCGCCTACGCGGCCGGGGAAAAGTTCGGCCACGTGCGCGAGGACGTCGAGTACTGCTGCATGCCGCTGTTCCACGGCAACGCCATCATGGCGCTGTGGGCGCCCGCGCTGTCGGTCGGCGCCACCGTGTGCGTGACACCGTCGTTCTCCGCGTCGGGATTCCTGCCCGACGTCCGGTATTTCGGCGCGACGTTCTTCACCTACGTGGGCAAGGCGCTCGGCTACCTGATGGCCACCGAAGAACGGCCCGACGACGCCGACAACCCGTTGGTCCGCGGCTTCGGCACCGAGGCATCGCCCGATGACCAGAATGAGTTCCGCCGTCGCTTCGGCGCCGAGCTGTTCGAGGGCTACGGTTCCAGCGAAGGTGGCGGAGCGGTCGCCCTGGATCCCGATGCGCCGCCGGCCGCGCTCGGCCGGCCGGCCCACGCCGGCGTGGTGATCGTCGATCCCGAGACGATGAAAGACTGTGCGCCTGCGGTTTTCGACGAGCACGGCCGGCTGGTCAATCCCGACGAGGCCGTGGGGGAGATCGTCGACAAGTTCGGCACCCGCAGCTTCGAGGGCTATTACAACAACGACGAGGCCAACGCCGAACGGATCCGCAACGGCTGGTACTGGACCGGCGATCTGGGCTACGTCGACCAACAGGGCTTCATCTACTTCGCGGGGCGGCGCGGGGACTGGATCCGGGTGGACGGCGAGAACACCTCGGCGCTGACCATCGAGCGGGTGCTGCGCAGGCACCCCGATGTCGTGGCCGCGGGAGTCTACGCGGTACCCGACCCGCGCTCGGGCGACCAGGTGATGGCCGCGATCGAAGTCGTCGAACCCGAGACGTTCGATGCGGCTGGATTCGTCGAGTTCCTGGCCGAGCAGGATGACCTTGGTGCCAAGGGGATCCCGCGTTTCCTGCGGGTTTCGAAGAATCTGCCCGTGACGGGATCCAACAAGGTGCTCAAACGTGAACTGCAGCAGCAGCGTTGGCACACCGACGAGCTGGTGTACCGGTGGGTGGGACGCGGGGCACCGGTGTATCAGGCCATGGACGACGATGCCAGACGGGCGCTGGACGGCGAGTTCGCGCAGTACGGGAGGCAACATCACCTATGA
- a CDS encoding FAD-binding protein → MTSWDAECDVLIAGSGGGGVTGAYTAAREGLSVLLVEASDKFGGTTAYSGGGGVWFPCNPVLVRAGTDDTIEDALEYYHAVVEDRTPRDLQETYVRGGAALIEYLESDENLKFAPMPWPDYFGTAPKARADGQRHIAARPLKVAKAPHLRELVRGPLDADRLGAEQPDDYFIGGRALIARFVKAIEQYPNASLRRNTSLVELVVEHGDVIGAIVETEGERRAIRARRGVLLAAGGFEGNDELRRAYGVPGAARDTMGPPANVGRAHQAAIAVGADVDLMDQAWWSPGMTHPDGRSAFALWFTGGIFVDQDGRRFVNESAAYDRVGRAILPRLADGSMTLPYWMIYDDREGEVPPVKATNVSMVDTRQYLDAGLWHTADTLAELAAKIGVPAENLTATVARFNTFAARGHDEDFGRGDEPYDRAFSGGASPLVTIDQAPFHAAAFGISDLGTKGGLRTDTAARVLDRTGTVIAGLYAAGNTMAAPSGTAYPGGGNPIGTSMLFSHLAVKDMLGR, encoded by the coding sequence ATGACGAGCTGGGATGCCGAATGCGATGTGCTGATCGCCGGATCGGGCGGCGGCGGGGTAACGGGAGCCTACACCGCTGCGCGCGAAGGCCTTTCGGTGCTCCTGGTCGAAGCCAGTGACAAATTCGGCGGCACCACGGCGTACTCCGGTGGCGGTGGTGTGTGGTTCCCGTGCAATCCGGTGCTGGTTCGGGCCGGCACCGACGACACCATCGAGGACGCGCTGGAGTACTACCACGCCGTCGTGGAGGACCGGACGCCGCGCGACCTTCAGGAAACCTATGTCCGCGGTGGTGCGGCGCTCATCGAATACCTCGAATCCGACGAGAATCTGAAATTCGCGCCGATGCCGTGGCCGGACTACTTCGGCACGGCGCCGAAAGCCCGGGCCGACGGCCAGCGCCACATCGCGGCCCGCCCACTCAAGGTGGCCAAGGCGCCGCATCTGCGTGAGCTGGTGCGCGGGCCACTCGATGCCGACCGGCTCGGCGCCGAACAACCCGACGACTACTTCATCGGTGGCCGGGCGTTGATCGCCCGGTTCGTGAAAGCCATTGAGCAGTACCCGAATGCGTCGCTGCGACGCAACACCTCGCTCGTCGAACTGGTGGTTGAGCACGGGGACGTGATCGGCGCTATCGTCGAGACCGAAGGTGAGCGCCGGGCCATCCGGGCCCGGCGCGGTGTGCTGCTCGCGGCGGGCGGCTTCGAGGGCAACGACGAGCTGCGCCGCGCATACGGGGTTCCGGGCGCCGCACGCGACACCATGGGCCCGCCGGCCAACGTGGGCCGTGCGCATCAGGCCGCGATCGCCGTGGGCGCTGACGTGGACCTGATGGACCAGGCATGGTGGTCACCCGGCATGACCCACCCCGACGGACGTTCGGCGTTCGCGCTGTGGTTCACCGGTGGCATCTTCGTCGACCAGGACGGTCGACGTTTCGTCAACGAGTCCGCGGCCTACGACCGAGTCGGCCGAGCGATCCTGCCGCGGCTGGCCGACGGATCGATGACGTTGCCGTACTGGATGATCTACGACGACCGCGAGGGCGAGGTTCCGCCCGTCAAGGCGACCAACGTCTCGATGGTCGACACCCGGCAATACCTCGATGCCGGGTTGTGGCACACCGCCGACACGTTGGCAGAGCTCGCCGCCAAGATCGGCGTCCCCGCGGAGAACCTGACCGCCACCGTGGCGCGGTTCAACACGTTCGCGGCCCGCGGCCACGACGAGGATTTCGGGCGCGGCGACGAGCCGTACGACCGCGCGTTCTCCGGTGGCGCGTCGCCGCTCGTCACCATCGACCAGGCACCTTTCCACGCCGCCGCGTTCGGGATCTCCGACCTCGGCACCAAGGGCGGGCTGCGTACCGACACGGCGGCCCGGGTACTCGACAGGACGGGAACGGTGATCGCGGGGCTGTACGCCGCAGGCAACACCATGGCCGCGCCCAGCGGCACCGCTTATCCGGGCGGTGGAAATCCGATCGGCACCAGCATGCTGTTCAGCCACTTGGCCGTCAAAGACATGCTAGGGAGATAG